A region of Malaciobacter marinus DNA encodes the following proteins:
- a CDS encoding lactate utilization protein B — MSNKHPQNAKEFVANDERMHWHDQALWFVREKRDVATKTIPEWEQLREHGNNIKTHTMANLDKYLLEFEKNATAKGITVHWAKDAKEHNEIVEKILSQNSVKKVVKSKSMLTEECHLNPYLESKGFEVVDTDLGERIVQLRKEPPSHIVLPAIHLKKQDVSDTFHEKMGTEKGNYDPTYLTRAARADLRQKFLDADAGITGVNFAIANTGAIVVCTNEGNADMGANLPKLHIASMGIEKVIPRLEDLGVFTRLLARSATGQAITSYTSHFAGAVEGGQMHIIIVDNKRTPFLQSQKYQKALNCIRCGACMNTCPIYRRSGGHSYEYVIPGPIGSTLATFRDPKKHKTLSFACTLCGSCSHVCPVKIDLDSQLYNHRQDLTAQDIIDPKKKFAMKATSWLMSHPTLFDIAGKVARKVVPILPKSFIYNKANVWGKQRDLPQMPKNSFKELYKKGLEDDK; from the coding sequence ATGAGTAATAAACACCCTCAAAATGCAAAAGAGTTCGTTGCAAATGATGAAAGAATGCATTGGCATGACCAAGCATTATGGTTTGTAAGAGAAAAAAGAGATGTAGCTACTAAAACAATTCCTGAATGGGAACAATTAAGAGAGCATGGAAATAATATAAAAACTCATACAATGGCAAATCTTGATAAATATCTTTTAGAGTTTGAAAAAAATGCAACAGCTAAAGGAATTACTGTTCATTGGGCAAAAGATGCAAAAGAACATAATGAAATAGTAGAAAAAATCTTGAGCCAAAACAGTGTTAAAAAAGTTGTAAAGTCAAAATCTATGTTAACAGAAGAGTGCCACTTAAATCCTTATTTAGAAAGTAAAGGGTTTGAAGTAGTTGATACAGATTTAGGTGAAAGAATTGTTCAATTAAGAAAAGAACCACCATCACATATTGTACTTCCTGCCATTCATTTAAAAAAGCAAGATGTTTCTGATACATTTCATGAAAAAATGGGAACAGAAAAAGGAAATTATGACCCTACTTATTTAACAAGAGCTGCAAGGGCTGATTTAAGACAAAAGTTTTTAGATGCAGATGCTGGAATAACAGGGGTTAATTTTGCAATTGCAAATACAGGCGCAATTGTAGTTTGCACAAATGAAGGTAATGCAGATATGGGTGCAAATTTACCAAAACTTCATATTGCTTCTATGGGAATTGAAAAAGTTATTCCAAGATTAGAAGATTTAGGAGTATTTACAAGATTACTTGCAAGAAGTGCAACAGGTCAAGCAATTACTTCATATACATCACACTTTGCTGGAGCAGTTGAGGGTGGACAAATGCATATAATAATTGTTGATAATAAAAGAACACCTTTTTTACAATCACAAAAGTATCAAAAAGCATTAAATTGTATTAGATGTGGCGCATGTATGAATACTTGTCCTATATACAGAAGAAGTGGAGGGCACTCTTATGAGTATGTTATTCCTGGACCAATTGGATCAACTTTAGCAACATTTAGAGACCCTAAAAAGCATAAAACACTATCTTTTGCTTGTACACTTTGTGGTTCTTGTTCTCATGTTTGTCCAGTAAAAATTGATTTAGATTCACAATTATATAATCATAGACAAGATTTAACAGCACAAGATATTATTGATCCTAAGAAAAAATTTGCTATGAAAGCTACATCTTGGTTGATGTCTCATCCAACTTTATTTGATATTGCAGGAAAAGTAGCAAGAAAAGTAGTTCCAATACTTCCAAAATCATTTATTTATAATAAAGCAAATGTTTGGGGAAAACAAAGAGACTTACCACAAATGCCAAAAAATAGCTTCAAAGAACTATATAAAAAAGGATTAGAAGATGACAAGTAA
- a CDS encoding LutC/YkgG family protein: MTSKEQILSQIRQNNVVNDATLPSYDNFGITFDDKFSMFSKMLENVGGKALDIKKEELDETIKKLYPEVKIVATNVKECSLGTFDSNAQDDIHNLKDIELCVVNGNFAVAENGAVWLKNEENRHRGLYFISENIVIVVKKEDILNNMHEAYEKISFDKAGYGVFVSGPSKTADIEQSLVIGAHGPKSGYVIFIS; this comes from the coding sequence ATGACAAGTAAAGAGCAAATCCTATCACAAATTAGACAAAACAATGTAGTAAATGATGCAACTTTACCATCATATGATAATTTCGGAATTACATTTGATGATAAATTCTCAATGTTTTCAAAAATGCTTGAAAATGTAGGTGGTAAAGCTTTAGATATAAAAAAAGAAGAGTTAGATGAAACAATTAAAAAGCTTTATCCAGAAGTAAAAATAGTTGCAACAAATGTTAAAGAGTGTTCTTTAGGAACATTTGATTCAAATGCCCAAGATGATATACATAATTTAAAAGATATTGAATTATGTGTTGTAAATGGAAATTTTGCAGTAGCTGAAAATGGTGCTGTTTGGCTAAAAAATGAAGAAAATAGACATAGAGGTTTATATTTTATTTCTGAAAATATTGTAATTGTAGTTAAAAAAGAGGATATTTTAAATAATATGCATGAAGCATATGAAAAAATATCTTTTGATAAAGCTGGTTATGGAGTATTTGTAAGTGGACCTTCAAAAACTGCTGATATTGAACAATCTTTAGTAATTGGAGCACATGGACCAAAGTCAGGATATGTAATTTTTATTTCATAA
- a CDS encoding ABC transporter substrate binding protein, whose protein sequence is MKKILVLSLLLSIYLFAQEPSKEVLLLHSYHKGYKWTDDISKAIEKNFEKYSNINLTTIYMDTKKVSNDNYFQKLYELYKEQFKNRKFDVIIASDNSALEFLVEYQKKLFPKTPILFSGINYFDEKLIEKNGMRKYISGVIEQVDLKKNFELISKIHPKLDKLIIINDKSKTGLIMKDDLKKIIPKFNNKFEVEYIDDMQMNDLKKYVSNTNNNTALLFVLLFKDKTGKFFTYKESLEHIKSFSHVPIYGLWDFYLNYGVIGGLLTSAQAQGDAVSKMVLEVLNGKKITEIPILRKSPNEYIFDFNELKKFDIKIEDYVDDFVIVNKPFSFYRKYKLLVNITIATMLIFVILIILMKANINRRKKLQRDLSNRLEFDKVLLDTIPNAIYYKNVDGKFIGSNLAFANLMELSKSSVIGKTAFDFFPHDIAVKNTKIDDKLLKTLKTDTSEMALHFSNQKIKYFILNKAVYKNIDGRIGGIVCIMDDITERVQQKQFLIQQSKLAEMGDMVAAIAHQWNEPLVELSAQIQDIQTSYLLDELKDCQVKEFVNDSMVQIKYMSTTLNDFRNFLKPSTKKVTFPIKKALDEINEIIGKQVFYSNINMKFNYINGEDLVVYGYENEFKQVLLNLINNAKTKILENLLKENTKGNIIINISKSKEYNKIEIIDDGGKIDEKIISSIFEPYFTTKKDGTGIGLYMAKVIVEDKMQGKIKVKNIDNKVVFTIKVPFKKD, encoded by the coding sequence TTGAAAAAGATATTAGTTTTAAGCCTATTACTTAGTATATATTTATTTGCACAAGAGCCTTCAAAAGAAGTTTTATTACTTCATTCATATCATAAAGGTTATAAGTGGACTGATGATATTTCAAAAGCAATTGAAAAAAACTTTGAAAAATACTCAAATATAAATCTAACAACAATATATATGGATACTAAAAAAGTATCTAATGATAACTATTTCCAAAAACTATACGAACTTTATAAAGAGCAGTTTAAAAATAGAAAATTTGATGTAATAATTGCAAGTGATAATTCTGCTTTGGAGTTTTTAGTTGAATATCAAAAAAAACTATTTCCAAAAACACCAATTTTATTTTCTGGAATAAACTATTTTGATGAAAAACTTATTGAAAAAAATGGAATGAGAAAATATATAAGTGGAGTAATTGAACAAGTTGATTTAAAAAAGAATTTTGAATTAATTTCAAAGATTCATCCAAAACTAGACAAATTAATAATAATAAATGATAAGTCAAAAACAGGACTTATCATGAAAGATGATTTAAAAAAAATTATTCCTAAGTTCAACAATAAATTTGAAGTTGAATATATTGATGATATGCAAATGAATGATTTAAAAAAATATGTATCTAATACAAATAATAATACAGCTTTACTTTTTGTGCTTCTATTTAAAGATAAAACAGGAAAGTTTTTTACATATAAAGAGAGTTTAGAACATATAAAAAGTTTTTCTCATGTCCCAATATATGGTCTTTGGGATTTTTATTTAAATTATGGAGTAATTGGAGGGCTTTTAACTTCTGCACAAGCTCAAGGTGATGCCGTTTCAAAAATGGTATTAGAAGTTTTAAATGGAAAGAAAATAACAGAAATACCAATTTTAAGAAAGTCACCCAATGAGTATATTTTTGATTTTAATGAATTGAAAAAATTTGATATAAAAATAGAAGACTATGTTGATGATTTTGTTATTGTAAATAAACCTTTTTCTTTTTATCGAAAATATAAACTACTTGTTAATATAACTATTGCAACAATGCTTATTTTTGTAATTTTAATAATCTTAATGAAAGCAAATATAAATAGAAGAAAAAAACTTCAAAGGGATTTATCAAATAGATTAGAATTTGATAAAGTATTACTAGATACCATTCCAAATGCAATCTATTATAAAAATGTTGATGGTAAGTTTATAGGCTCAAATTTAGCTTTTGCAAATTTGATGGAACTTTCAAAAAGTAGTGTAATTGGTAAAACAGCTTTTGATTTTTTTCCACATGATATTGCAGTTAAGAATACAAAGATTGATGATAAACTTTTAAAAACTCTAAAAACAGACACTTCTGAAATGGCACTTCATTTTAGTAATCAAAAAATAAAATATTTCATTTTAAATAAAGCAGTATATAAAAATATAGATGGAAGAATAGGTGGAATAGTTTGTATAATGGATGATATTACAGAAAGAGTACAGCAAAAACAATTTCTAATTCAACAAAGTAAATTAGCAGAAATGGGAGATATGGTTGCAGCAATTGCTCATCAATGGAATGAACCTTTAGTTGAACTGTCTGCTCAAATACAAGATATACAAACTTCATATTTATTAGATGAATTAAAAGATTGTCAAGTAAAAGAGTTTGTAAATGATTCAATGGTTCAAATAAAATATATGTCAACAACATTAAATGATTTTAGAAACTTTTTAAAACCTTCAACTAAAAAAGTAACTTTTCCTATAAAAAAAGCTCTTGATGAAATAAATGAAATAATAGGAAAACAGGTATTTTACTCAAATATAAATATGAAATTTAACTATATAAATGGTGAAGATTTAGTTGTTTATGGATATGAAAATGAGTTTAAACAAGTATTATTAAACTTGATTAATAATGCAAAAACAAAAATACTTGAAAATTTATTGAAAGAAAATACTAAAGGAAATATTATTATAAATATCTCTAAGTCAAAGGAGTATAATAAAATAGAGATAATTGATGATGGTGGAAAAATTGATGAAAAAATAATATCTTCAATATTTGAACCATATTTTACTACAAAAAAAGATGGAACAGGAATAGGACTTTACATGGCAAAAGTAATAGTTGAAGATAAAATGCAAGGTAAGATAAAAGTAAAGAATATAGACAATAAAGTGGTATTTACAATTAAAGTACCTTTTAAAAAGGATTAG
- a CDS encoding response regulator transcription factor, which produces MNILLLEDNKKLNQIISKRLKLKGYKVDSYVDGNEAYNNITEGFSCFILDINVPNIDGIKILKKIREFYDEVPVIIISASIELEVIKESYNFGCSDYLKKPFFIDELEIKVERLCKIKNDLIYFDESCYFDYKSSVVYLENQPQRLTKKERLLLNLFLTKRNQVLSYDTIQNYVWEGSFASLESIRSLIRRLRKVLSNKYIETVVDTGYIFKTT; this is translated from the coding sequence ATGAATATATTACTTCTAGAAGATAATAAAAAGCTAAATCAAATAATAAGTAAGAGATTGAAACTCAAAGGATATAAAGTTGATTCATATGTAGATGGAAATGAAGCATATAATAACATAACAGAAGGATTTAGCTGTTTTATTTTAGATATTAATGTACCAAATATTGATGGAATAAAAATACTTAAAAAAATTAGAGAATTTTATGATGAGGTTCCAGTTATAATTATTAGTGCATCAATTGAATTAGAAGTAATTAAAGAGTCATATAATTTTGGCTGTAGTGATTATTTAAAAAAACCATTTTTTATAGATGAGCTTGAAATTAAAGTTGAAAGACTTTGTAAAATAAAGAATGATTTAATATATTTTGATGAAAGCTGCTATTTTGATTATAAATCATCAGTTGTTTACTTAGAGAATCAACCTCAACGTTTAACAAAAAAAGAGAGACTTTTATTAAATCTATTTTTAACAAAACGAAATCAAGTTTTATCATATGACACAATACAAAATTATGTTTGGGAAGGAAGTTTCGCTTCATTAGAATCTATTCGAAGTCTTATTAGACGTCTAAGAAAAGTACTTTCTAACAAATATATAGAAACTGTAGTTGATACGGGGTATATTTTTAAAACTACATAA
- a CDS encoding TRAP transporter small permease subunit, with the protein MLLKLERGFDKFANIIGGFTAIVLVLMILNVFYDAIMRYLFNTGDIAMQEMEWHLFSVVILFGVSYTLKEDGHVRVDLIYDRLKPKKKAIINMIGVITFILPITLLVIFSSIGFAQEAYEFNEISGDPGGLTHRWIIKAMIPISFSLLIITSVGFFIRNLNIYLGLHEYEDHSIAHEAQKYKEEITRKTGDK; encoded by the coding sequence ATGCTTTTAAAACTAGAGAGAGGTTTTGACAAGTTCGCAAATATCATAGGTGGCTTTACTGCAATTGTATTGGTACTTATGATATTAAATGTATTTTATGATGCAATTATGAGGTATCTATTTAATACAGGAGATATTGCAATGCAAGAAATGGAGTGGCATCTTTTTTCTGTTGTAATATTATTTGGAGTTTCTTATACATTAAAAGAAGATGGACATGTAAGAGTTGATTTGATTTATGATAGATTAAAACCAAAGAAAAAAGCAATTATTAATATGATTGGAGTAATAACATTTATTTTACCTATTACACTTTTAGTTATTTTTTCATCAATAGGTTTTGCGCAAGAAGCTTATGAATTCAATGAAATTTCAGGTGATCCAGGTGGATTAACTCATAGATGGATAATCAAAGCTATGATTCCAATATCATTTTCTCTTTTGATTATAACATCAGTGGGATTTTTTATTAGAAATTTGAATATATATTTAGGTTTACATGAGTATGAAGACCATTCAATCGCCCATGAAGCTCAAAAATATAAAGAAGAGATAACAAGAAAAACAGGAGATAAATAA
- a CDS encoding TRAP transporter substrate-binding protein produces MLKTTTKLLVASALVAGLSTAAFAKDKVYKWKLATTWGSTLSPFIDAPTNMAKLAKEMSNGRLDIRVDAANKHKAPLGILDMVKGGQYEMGHSASYYWKGKDINTLPFTTMPFGMTAPEQYAWFYYGGGLELMQKAYKRHKVLSFPGGNSGNQMGGWFKKEINSLEDLKGLKMRIPGFAGEVLAKLGVTVTNIAPGELYTSLERGTIDALEWVSPSMDVKMGFHKIAPYYYTGWHEPATELQFLVNERQFKRLPKDLQKILITAMKVAAYDMYIQNYHMNAVAWSKISTDYPNVKIKTLPKNVINAMKKANNELLIEKAKESPLVKEVLKSQKEYLEKAREWTKMSDYKYLEDNL; encoded by the coding sequence ATGTTAAAAACGACAACAAAATTACTTGTTGCTTCTGCTTTAGTTGCGGGACTAAGCACAGCAGCATTTGCGAAAGATAAAGTTTATAAGTGGAAATTGGCAACTACTTGGGGTTCAACTTTATCTCCATTTATTGATGCTCCAACAAATATGGCAAAATTAGCAAAAGAGATGTCTAATGGTAGATTAGATATTAGAGTTGATGCTGCAAATAAGCATAAAGCACCTTTAGGTATTTTAGATATGGTAAAAGGTGGTCAATATGAAATGGGTCATTCTGCTTCATATTATTGGAAAGGTAAAGATATAAATACTTTACCATTTACTACAATGCCATTTGGTATGACAGCACCTGAACAGTATGCATGGTTTTATTATGGTGGTGGATTAGAACTAATGCAAAAAGCATATAAAAGACATAAAGTATTATCATTCCCTGGAGGAAATTCAGGAAATCAAATGGGTGGATGGTTTAAAAAAGAGATTAATTCACTTGAAGATCTAAAAGGTCTTAAGATGAGAATTCCAGGCTTTGCAGGAGAAGTTTTAGCTAAACTTGGTGTTACTGTTACAAATATTGCTCCTGGTGAACTTTATACTTCTTTAGAAAGAGGAACTATTGATGCATTAGAGTGGGTAAGTCCATCAATGGATGTAAAAATGGGTTTTCATAAAATTGCTCCATATTATTATACTGGATGGCATGAGCCAGCAACTGAATTACAGTTTTTAGTAAATGAAAGACAATTTAAAAGATTACCAAAAGATTTACAAAAAATCTTAATAACTGCTATGAAAGTTGCTGCTTATGATATGTATATTCAAAATTATCATATGAATGCTGTTGCATGGTCAAAAATTTCAACAGACTATCCAAATGTAAAAATCAAAACATTACCAAAAAATGTAATCAATGCAATGAAAAAAGCAAATAATGAACTACTTATAGAAAAGGCAAAAGAGAGTCCTTTAGTAAAAGAGGTTTTAAAATCTCAAAAAGAGTATCTAGAAAAAGCTAGAGAATGGACAAAGATGTCAGACTATAAATATCTAGAAGATAACTTATAA
- a CDS encoding (Fe-S)-binding protein — MKIGLFIPCFMNELYPDICMATLKILKDQGLDVDYPMSQTCCGQPMANSGCSKDVETLAKQFVENFKDYDYIVAPSGSCVSMVKEHYAPFFENNSDYDKVKTSIYEICEFLHDIIKIEKFDVSFPHKVGIHNSCHGHRMLKLGSASELNIPYQSKLKNLLSLVKDIEIVSLKRDDECCGFGGTFCVTEEDISVSMGKDRIKDHLDSHAQVITGADMSCLMHMDGIINRDNENIKVMHIVEILAGVKYE; from the coding sequence ATGAAAATTGGATTATTTATCCCATGTTTTATGAATGAGCTATATCCAGATATATGTATGGCAACACTTAAAATTTTAAAAGATCAAGGCTTAGATGTTGATTACCCTATGAGTCAAACATGCTGTGGTCAACCAATGGCTAATTCAGGCTGTTCAAAAGATGTAGAAACACTAGCAAAACAGTTTGTAGAAAATTTCAAAGATTATGATTACATTGTTGCTCCAAGTGGATCATGTGTTTCAATGGTAAAAGAACACTATGCACCATTTTTTGAGAATAATAGTGATTATGACAAAGTTAAAACTTCAATATATGAAATTTGTGAATTCTTGCATGATATAATAAAAATTGAAAAGTTTGATGTGAGTTTTCCTCATAAAGTAGGTATTCATAATTCATGTCATGGACATAGAATGCTTAAACTTGGAAGTGCTAGTGAATTAAATATACCTTATCAATCAAAATTGAAAAATCTATTATCATTAGTAAAAGATATAGAAATTGTAAGTTTAAAAAGAGATGATGAGTGCTGTGGTTTTGGTGGAACTTTTTGTGTAACAGAAGAAGATATATCAGTTTCTATGGGAAAAGATAGAATTAAAGATCATCTTGATTCTCATGCCCAAGTAATAACAGGAGCAGATATGTCATGTTTAATGCATATGGATGGAATCATTAATAGAGATAATGAAAATATTAAAGTTATGCATATAGTAGAAATACTTGCAGGAGTTAAATATGAGTAA